In Hemiscyllium ocellatum isolate sHemOce1 chromosome 5, sHemOce1.pat.X.cur, whole genome shotgun sequence, the following are encoded in one genomic region:
- the gatad1 gene encoding GATA zinc finger domain-containing protein 1 isoform X1: MPLGLKPSCSVCKANSSAMWRKSSQGEIVCNNCAGKSPGAGCVSGLTAGPGSAPAAQQSNGGGGGGGGKQAKQEIHRRSARLRNTKYRSMPPAEKKVSTKGKGRRHIFKLKNPIKAPKSVSTIITSESIFYGGIYYQIGDIVSVADEDDEKVYYAQIRGFVQDQYCEKSAVITWLIPTQASSKDQFDAATYILGPEEDLPRKMEHFEFICHAPSEYFKSRSTPFPVIPTKPEKGYIWTRVGPTPAITVKESIGNSL; this comes from the exons ATGCCGCTGGGTTTGAAGCCGTCCTGCAGCGTGTGCAAGGCCAATTCCTCGGCCATGTGGAGGAAGAGCAGTCAGGGTGAGATCGTCTGTAATAACTGCGCTGGCAAGAGCCCCGGAGCCGGCTGTGTTTCAGGCCTGACCGCGGGGCCCGGCTCAGCACCGGCTGCTCAGCAGAGCAACGGCGGAGGAGGAGGCGGAGGTGGCAAACAG GCAAAGCAAGAAATTCATAGGCGGTCTGCAAGGTTACGGAACACAAAATATAGGTCCATGCCTCCTGCTGAAAAGAAGGTTTCAACTAAAGGAAAGGGACGCAGACATATATTCAAATTAAAAAAT CCAATTAAAGCACCAAAATCTGTGTCTACGATAATCACAAGTGAATCTATTTTCTATGGG GGTATATACTACCAAATTGGAGATATAGTCTCTGTTGCGGATGAAGATGATGAAAAGGTTTACTATGCTCAGATCAGAGGATTTGTGCAAGATCAATACTGTGAAAAGAGTGCAGTGATTACGTGGCTTATCCCAACTCAGGCAAGCTCCAAAGATCAGTTTGATGCAGCAACTTATATACTTG GGCCAGAGGAGGACCTGCCAAGAAAAATGGAGCATTTTGAATTTATTTGCCATGCACCTTCAGAATACTTCAAATCAAGATCGACTCCTTTTCCAGTTATTCCAACCAAACCTGAGAAAGGGTATATCTGGACCCGTGTTGGACCAACCCCTGCAATAACGGTGAAGGAATCAATAGGAAACAGTTTATAG
- the gatad1 gene encoding GATA zinc finger domain-containing protein 1 isoform X2, whose protein sequence is MPLGLKPSCSVCKANSSAMWRKSSQGEIVCNNCAGKSPGAGCVSGLTAGPGSAPAAQQSNGGGGGGGGKQAKQEIHRRSARLRNTKYRSMPPAEKKVSTKGKGRRHIFKLKNGIYYQIGDIVSVADEDDEKVYYAQIRGFVQDQYCEKSAVITWLIPTQASSKDQFDAATYILGPEEDLPRKMEHFEFICHAPSEYFKSRSTPFPVIPTKPEKGYIWTRVGPTPAITVKESIGNSL, encoded by the exons ATGCCGCTGGGTTTGAAGCCGTCCTGCAGCGTGTGCAAGGCCAATTCCTCGGCCATGTGGAGGAAGAGCAGTCAGGGTGAGATCGTCTGTAATAACTGCGCTGGCAAGAGCCCCGGAGCCGGCTGTGTTTCAGGCCTGACCGCGGGGCCCGGCTCAGCACCGGCTGCTCAGCAGAGCAACGGCGGAGGAGGAGGCGGAGGTGGCAAACAG GCAAAGCAAGAAATTCATAGGCGGTCTGCAAGGTTACGGAACACAAAATATAGGTCCATGCCTCCTGCTGAAAAGAAGGTTTCAACTAAAGGAAAGGGACGCAGACATATATTCAAATTAAAAAAT GGTATATACTACCAAATTGGAGATATAGTCTCTGTTGCGGATGAAGATGATGAAAAGGTTTACTATGCTCAGATCAGAGGATTTGTGCAAGATCAATACTGTGAAAAGAGTGCAGTGATTACGTGGCTTATCCCAACTCAGGCAAGCTCCAAAGATCAGTTTGATGCAGCAACTTATATACTTG GGCCAGAGGAGGACCTGCCAAGAAAAATGGAGCATTTTGAATTTATTTGCCATGCACCTTCAGAATACTTCAAATCAAGATCGACTCCTTTTCCAGTTATTCCAACCAAACCTGAGAAAGGGTATATCTGGACCCGTGTTGGACCAACCCCTGCAATAACGGTGAAGGAATCAATAGGAAACAGTTTATAG